In the genome of Patescibacteria group bacterium, the window AAGTTGTCAAAAAATCCCCAAATGAAGTTGCTAAAGAATTAGCCGGGGAATTTAAGTCAGGCGATGCAATTGATAAAGCCCAAGCCATTGGTCCTTATCTCAACTTTTTTTTAAATAAAGATTTTTTTTGGGAGGAAATTTTTGAACGTCAAGCGATTCAAGCAGTCAAGCCGCCTGCCTCGCCAACGGGCGGGTCAAGCATCAAGCGCGTCATGGTAGAGTTCTCCTCGCCCAATACTAATAAACCGCTGCACCTTGGTCATGTTAGAAACAATGTTTTAGGCGATTCAGTCTCAAGATTACTCAAATCCCAAGGCCATAAAGTCATCAGAGCCAGCTTAGTTAATGACCGGGGCATCCACATTTGCAAATCAATGCTCGCGTATCAGAAAGTGCAGTTAGGCAAGTGGAAAATGGAAGGCGGAGGCCGAGTTAATAAGGTTAATACAGTAGTTAATAAAGTTAATAATTCCCGGGCTTCAAGCTTCCCACCTTCGCTAAGGCTACGGCGGGCAGGCAAGCTTCAAGCCTCAAGCAAAAAAGGCGATCACCTTGTTGGTGATTACTATGTTTTATACAGTCAGCAGGAAAAAAAGAATCCCGAGCTCAATAAAGAGGCTCAAGCAATGCTCAAAAAATGGGAAACTGGCGACAAAGAAACCATCAAACTTTGGAAAAAGATGAATAAAATGGTTTTGGCTGGGTTTAATGAAACTTATGAGCGGCTTGGAGTCAGTTTTGATAAAACATATTTTGAGAGTCAAGAGTATGAAGGCGGCCGTGAAATTATCAAAAAAATACTTAAAAAGGGCAAGTGTTATAAACGAAAAGATGGCGCTATTGAGATTGATTTGACAAAATACAGCTTGGATAAAAAAGTTCTTTTGCGAGCCGATGGCACTAGTGTCTATATCACCCAAGACATTGGCTTGGCCGTCAGCCGCCAAAAAGATTTAAAATTAGATAAAATTATTTATGTGGTGGCTAATGAGCAGGA includes:
- the argS gene encoding arginine--tRNA ligase → MKSQIIKQLQKVISKKYPSFCGEIFLEYPPDSKMGDLGFPCFELAKVVKKSPNEVAKELAGEFKSGDAIDKAQAIGPYLNFFLNKDFFWEEIFERQAIQAVKPPASPTGGSSIKRVMVEFSSPNTNKPLHLGHVRNNVLGDSVSRLLKSQGHKVIRASLVNDRGIHICKSMLAYQKVQLGKWKMEGGGRVNKVNTVVNKVNNSRASSFPPSLRLRRAGKLQASSKKGDHLVGDYYVLYSQQEKKNPELNKEAQAMLKKWETGDKETIKLWKKMNKMVLAGFNETYERLGVSFDKTYFESQEYEGGREIIKKILKKGKCYKRKDGAIEIDLTKYSLDKKVLLRADGTSVYITQDIGLAVSRQKDLKLDKIIYVVANEQDYHFKVLFKALELFGYKWAKNLYHLNYAMVNLPTGKMKSREGTAVDADDLMDETTELAGVEIRKREKGISKKELKARACKIGLGAMKFYLLKNTPSQTILYNPKESISFEGATGPYLQYTYARIQSILRKSISKKQKNNPSATRLELADKSNSGRGKTKKQLSIINYQLLDTDEEWEIGSLLARFNEVVKESASELNPAELCTYLLDLASAFNTFYHKHPVLKAKNQDTVNARLTLIDRVAKVIKLGLELLGIEVVEKM